The segment ATCTGCATATGAAGGATTGGGCAGACCCATGGCATTCAAAAAGCCACAGTCAAGTTTTACCATACTGGGATTCGGATGCCCGATCTTCGGCTCCGGTCCGATGGATTTCGTCACCACTGCACCTGCACCGGAATTTGCCATACGTACAAGGGAAGCACCTGTGGTACCCATGATACCTGATGCTAGTATTGTGGGATTCCTGAATTCAATACCTGTGATCTTTACCATTATTTCTCACTCCGATGTAAGTTACTCATCGTCACAACCGGAAAGCTCGCACACAGCATCCCGAACGAGTTCCTTGCCACCCATTTCAACAAGCATCCTTCCGATGCTGGCTGCATGTTCACGGTAGTTCTTCATCGGGATCATCTCATCGATGCGCACTTCACGTGTACCATCAAGAGACAGAACTTCCACAAGTACGTGGATCTCATCGCCGTCTTCGGTTACACGAGCAAAGGAACCGATAGGAACAACGCAACCGCCTTCAACATCAGTAATTAGTATACGTTCGACCTCGGTCTCGATCCTTGATTGCTCATGGTTCAGTTCTGAACATATCTTCTCTGCCTCGCTTCCAGCCCTGGTAACGACCACAATGGTCCCCTGGTTGGCAGAAGGACAGAATCCTTCAGGAGGAAGGCGATGGACGTTCATTTCCCAGCCCATGCGCTGCAGACCTGCTTCTGCAAGCAGTATACCATCATACAATCCGTCTTCAAGTTTCTTTATGCGCGTATTAATGTTGCCTCTCAGGTCCTGTATGTTGAGGTCAGGACGGAAGCGCAAAAGCTGTGCACGCCTGCGCATGGAGGTCGTACCGATAATAGCACCATCAGGAAGCTCATCCAATGTTGAGCCGTCCTGTGTAAGTAGCACATCATAAGGAGAATCTCGCTCAAGAACTGCTGCAATAGCAAGCTCAGGAGGTCTTATTGTAGGAAGGTCTTTCATGGAGTGGACTGCAATGTCCACTTCACCAGCGATCATCCTGTCATCAAGTTCACGGACAAATGCTCCCACGCCTGCAACCTCGTGAAGGGGACGGTCTGTGAAAACATCGCCTGATGTCTTGATTATTTCTCTTTCCAGTTCATGCCCGCGTTCTTCGAGCATTTTAGTAACAAGGTCTGCCTGAGCAACGGCAAGAGCACTTCCACGGGTTCCCAGTATCATACTGTGATCTCTCCTGCAATTATTTCAGGTTAGCTGCGTATGCATCAAGGGTCTTCTCGATATCATCCTCAGTGTGAGCTGTTGAAAGGAAGTTTGTCTCGAACTGGGAAGGTGGTACGAAAACACCGCTGTCCAGCATGTTGTGGAAGAACTGTACATAACCTTCCTTGTCACATTTGAGAGCGTCCTGGTAGTTCAGAGGCATATCCCCAAAGAACACCTTGAACATTGAAGCAATACCGCTGACATTGTAATCTAGTCCCTTGTCTGCAATGATATCCGTAAGGTTGGAGCGCATCATATTACCAGTGGCCTCAAGCTTTTCATGGACCTTTTCCTTCTCCAGTACATCAAGGGCTGCAATACCAGCTGCAACTGATGCAGGACTTCCGCTGAAGGTACCTGCCTGATAAACTGAACCTGATGGGGAGATCATGTCAATAATCTCACGCTTACCACCGAAAACACCGATCGGTAAACCGCCACCTATGATCTTTCCAAGGGTTGTCATATCAGGTGTGACACCGAAATACTCCTGTGCACCACCCATTGCAAGCCTGAAACCGGTGATAACTTCGTCAAAGATAAGGACAACATCATTTTCTTCAGTCACCTTTCTGACCTCTTTCAGGTAATCGCCTTCGGGAAGTATAGGACCAATGTTACCAAGTACAGGTTCCATAATTACCGCAGCCATATCGTCCTGGTTGGACTCGATGACCTCTGTCATTGCCTCGATATCATTGTAAGCGACCTGCAAGGTGTTCTTTGTGAAATCTGCAGGAATTCCAAGGGAATCCGGCTCTCCGTGTGTGGTTGCTCCGGAGCCTGCCTTTACAAGCACAGCATCGTGAGCACCGTGGAAGCCACCCTCTATCTTGATGAATTTGTTCTTCCCTGTAAAACCACGGGCTGCCCTCAGGGCACTCATGGTAGCTTCGGTACCTGTTGAGATAAATCTCAGCATGTCGATACTTGGGTAAAGGGATGCGATCTTCTCTGCAAGGGTAACCTCAAGCTGGGTCGGGGTTCCGTAGAGCCAGCCTTTGTCAAGCTGGTCAATGATCGCCTGCCTGATAACCGGGTTTGCATGCCCCAAGATCTTGGGACCGTATGCAAGACAGTAATCGATGTACTCGTTGCCATCAACATCAGTGATATGAGAGCCTTTCGCGGACTCTGTGTAGAACGGATATGGCTTGATAGCACGTACAGGACTGCTTACACCGCCTGGAAGTAGCACTTTTGCTTTGTCGAATAGATCCTTGGATTTGTCTAGAGTAACCATTATAACACCATTTGGAATTTGATCTGTGATTATGTTAAGATGAAATTATCAAGTTGAATAAAGCTTTCAGCATTAAATTATTTCAACATCCTTGCAAGGTCTTTTGCGAAATACGTCAGTATCATATCAGCACCTGCACGCTTGATTGACATCAATGATTCATACATGACCTTATTCTCATCAAGCCAGCCTTTTTCTGCTGCTGCCTTGAGCATTGAGTACTCACCACTGACATTGTAAGCAGCAGTAGGCATCTTGAACTCATGCTTGATACGATAGATGATATCAAGATAAGGCAGTGCAGGTTTGACCATCACCATGTCAGCGCCTTCAAGTATGTCCAGTTCGACCTCGCGGATCGCTTCATCGGAATTTGCAGGATCCATCTGGTACTCTGAACGGTCACCGAACTGGAAACCGGAATCTGCTGCATCCCTGAAAGGACCGTAGAACGCTGAAGAATATTTAGCTGCATAGGACATGATAGGGACATTCTTGAAGTTCTCCTCATCGAGGGCTGTACGCATTGCACCAATCATGCCATCCATCATACCGGAAGGAGCCACAATATCAGCACCTGCCTTTGCATGGCTCACAGCGATCTTGCCAAGTATGTCAAGGGTAGGATCATTGAGAACTTCCTCGGTCTCGAAGTTCACGATACCGCAGTGACCATGGCTTGTGTATTCACACATGCAGACATCGGTCATGACCACCATGTCCTTACCAAGGTCTTCCTTGATGGCACGGACGGCCTGCTGGACGATATCTTCATCGCCGTAAGAGGATGTACCGGTCTCATCCTTGTGCTCCGGAATTCCAAAAAGGATCAGTGCAGGAATTCCAAGATCGGCTGCATCCTTTGCATCATCGACGACCTTATCCAGAGGTAACCTCTGGACACCTGGCATGGATGATACGTCCACAGTAGAATCAATGGTCTCATCCACGAACATAGGATATATCAGGTCGTTCGCACTAAGTTCGGTCTCCCGAACCATATCGCGTATCTTACCACTTCTTAACCTTCGCATTCTAACCTGTGGGAACATAGTATCAACTCTTATTTTGTAGCTTCATTATTCTTCTTGATCGGACTTATATCAAATAAACGGGATACGGAATCCAGGAACTCCTCGTCATCATACTCTGCAGCATTGCGTAATTTCTTGGTCGGCTCTGCCAGGATCTTGTTGGTGATGGCACGTGTAAGGTCTAAGAGTACCTTGCGCTCGAAATCGCCCATGGTATGATAAGCACTCAACTTGTTAATGGCATGATCCAACTCGGTTTCTCTCAGACCGTAGGAATTGCTGTAAAGCTCTGAGATAATGACATCTGCTTTCTGGCGCTTGTACTGTGCCCCAAGAAGTTCCAGCTCCTGTCCAACTATGACCTCAGCTTTCTTGGCCTCTTCCAGCCTCATCTGAAGGTTCTTTTCATTAATAACACGCAAACTGTCAATATTGCGAAGGATCACATGAGGAATATCCTCTACCAGCGGGTCAATGTCCCTGGGACTTGCTATATCTATAAGAAGAAGTTCGTTCTCCCGACCGTCCATTACCTTTTCCACAAGATCATTCTTCACAACATAGTGTGGTGCGGAAGTGGCAGTTATTACCACATCGGCGGCTGAGATATATTTCTCAAGCTGGTCGAACATGACAGCTTCACCACCAAGTTCCACAGCAAGATCCTTTGCTTTCTCATAGGTACGGTTTGCAATGTAGATGACATTCATGTCTCTGTGTGCAAGAGCTTTTGTGACCAGAGTGCCCATTTCCCCGGTTCCGACAACAAGGATGTTCTTGTCCTTCAGACCATGCAGGATATCTTCGGCAAGGTCAACAGCTGCGGAAGCAATGGAAACTGCACCCCTGTTGATGAAGGTTTCAGTTCGCACTCTCTTGCCAACCTGTATAGCCTTACTAAAAGCAGTGTCCAGTACCTTTCCTACTGTACCGGCTTCTTTTGCGATAAGGAAAAGGTCCTTGATCTGACCCAGTATCTGGTCCTCACCAATGATCATTGACTCAAGACCGGATGCAAGCCTTAGAAGGTGCCTTAAAGATTCATCATGGTCATAGAACTCAACGATATTAGCTGACACTCCCATCTCTTTTGCAAAATGGAACAGGACGCTGCTACCTTTTGAAGAAACAACATAGATCTCCACACGGTTGCATGTCTTGAGCACTGCACATTCATAAACAAGTTCATTTGAATACAGCTGGTTCAGAACACCATCGAGGTCCCCATGCCATGAATCTTCCATTTCCTCAACTGTAGCCTTGGCATGTGTAATGACCATACTGGATATTTCTGTCACAGTGAACCTCCACAATGAACGTGCATTAGATGTAGCATACCTTCATGAACACGAACATCAAACTTAAATCTAATGTAATATCCCATGATAATATCAACCTTTCTTGCTTATGTGCTCCTGAACTATATCATATGCTTTATTATACCCTTTTTCATATGAGATCTCAAGAGCATCCCAAACAGACCTATCCTCAAGTATCTCCCAGAGGATCGCTTTTCTTTTCTTCTGGTCTTCGACTTTGGTTTTCAGGAGATTGCGGACCTCATCCTGCAATCTTATCATATCCCCATACTGAGGAGTTATAAAAGTTTCTATTTTCCTGCGTGTGTATTTTGACATTGCAGGACTTGAACCAAAGGTGGATATTCCAATGGTCAGCCCTCCCCTCTTGATAACAGAAGGAATGACAACATCATCTGCCATATCGACACGATTCACCAAAGCACCTGAAACACGTGCAAATTTCTCGATCCTGTCGTTGAGTTCAACCATATTAGTTGCAGGAATAACAAGGAATGCATCCGACACAAATTCTTCGATTCTTTCATCGGGTGCGGACATAAGGTCCATGGAAACCAGTTCCACAGAAGATGAAGATGCAAGATCCCGAAGCTCGGGAACAAAATCCGCACTTACTACCAGCGTTTGTGCATACTCCGAAAAGAGGGATGCTTTGCGAAGACCAACAGAGCCTCCACCGAAAATCACCACTTTCTTCCCACTCAGGTCAATGAAAAGCGGCAGATAATTACGGCCACCGGTCTGTTCTGCCATTCACAACCTCACGCCTGTCTTTTTGAATTCACGAACACTGTATAATAACTGATAATCACTGATTCCGGTAGCTCTGGAGATCTCTGAAGCGACGTATTCACAATCTTCTTTTGTATAGGAATGGACCATTGTGAACAGGTTGTATGGCCAATCAGGATAACGAGGCCTTTCATAACAATGGGTCACTTCCGTAAA is part of the Methanococcoides methylutens MM1 genome and harbors:
- the hemC gene encoding hydroxymethylbilane synthase, whose translation is MILGTRGSALAVAQADLVTKMLEERGHELEREIIKTSGDVFTDRPLHEVAGVGAFVRELDDRMIAGEVDIAVHSMKDLPTIRPPELAIAAVLERDSPYDVLLTQDGSTLDELPDGAIIGTTSMRRRAQLLRFRPDLNIQDLRGNINTRIKKLEDGLYDGILLAEAGLQRMGWEMNVHRLPPEGFCPSANQGTIVVVTRAGSEAEKICSELNHEQSRIETEVERILITDVEGGCVVPIGSFARVTEDGDEIHVLVEVLSLDGTREVRIDEMIPMKNYREHAASIGRMLVEMGGKELVRDAVCELSGCDDE
- the hemL gene encoding glutamate-1-semialdehyde 2,1-aminomutase; protein product: MVTLDKSKDLFDKAKVLLPGGVSSPVRAIKPYPFYTESAKGSHITDVDGNEYIDYCLAYGPKILGHANPVIRQAIIDQLDKGWLYGTPTQLEVTLAEKIASLYPSIDMLRFISTGTEATMSALRAARGFTGKNKFIKIEGGFHGAHDAVLVKAGSGATTHGEPDSLGIPADFTKNTLQVAYNDIEAMTEVIESNQDDMAAVIMEPVLGNIGPILPEGDYLKEVRKVTEENDVVLIFDEVITGFRLAMGGAQEYFGVTPDMTTLGKIIGGGLPIGVFGGKREIIDMISPSGSVYQAGTFSGSPASVAAGIAALDVLEKEKVHEKLEATGNMMRSNLTDIIADKGLDYNVSGIASMFKVFFGDMPLNYQDALKCDKEGYVQFFHNMLDSGVFVPPSQFETNFLSTAHTEDDIEKTLDAYAANLK
- the hemB gene encoding porphobilinogen synthase, yielding MFPQVRMRRLRSGKIRDMVRETELSANDLIYPMFVDETIDSTVDVSSMPGVQRLPLDKVVDDAKDAADLGIPALILFGIPEHKDETGTSSYGDEDIVQQAVRAIKEDLGKDMVVMTDVCMCEYTSHGHCGIVNFETEEVLNDPTLDILGKIAVSHAKAGADIVAPSGMMDGMIGAMRTALDEENFKNVPIMSYAAKYSSAFYGPFRDAADSGFQFGDRSEYQMDPANSDEAIREVELDILEGADMVMVKPALPYLDIIYRIKHEFKMPTAAYNVSGEYSMLKAAAEKGWLDENKVMYESLMSIKRAGADMILTYFAKDLARMLK
- the hemA gene encoding glutamyl-tRNA reductase produces the protein MTEISSMVITHAKATVEEMEDSWHGDLDGVLNQLYSNELVYECAVLKTCNRVEIYVVSSKGSSVLFHFAKEMGVSANIVEFYDHDESLRHLLRLASGLESMIIGEDQILGQIKDLFLIAKEAGTVGKVLDTAFSKAIQVGKRVRTETFINRGAVSIASAAVDLAEDILHGLKDKNILVVGTGEMGTLVTKALAHRDMNVIYIANRTYEKAKDLAVELGGEAVMFDQLEKYISAADVVITATSAPHYVVKNDLVEKVMDGRENELLLIDIASPRDIDPLVEDIPHVILRNIDSLRVINEKNLQMRLEEAKKAEVIVGQELELLGAQYKRQKADVIISELYSNSYGLRETELDHAINKLSAYHTMGDFERKVLLDLTRAITNKILAEPTKKLRNAAEYDDEEFLDSVSRLFDISPIKKNNEATK
- a CDS encoding bifunctional precorrin-2 dehydrogenase/sirohydrochlorin ferrochelatase, with protein sequence MAEQTGGRNYLPLFIDLSGKKVVIFGGGSVGLRKASLFSEYAQTLVVSADFVPELRDLASSSSVELVSMDLMSAPDERIEEFVSDAFLVIPATNMVELNDRIEKFARVSGALVNRVDMADDVVIPSVIKRGGLTIGISTFGSSPAMSKYTRRKIETFITPQYGDMIRLQDEVRNLLKTKVEDQKKRKAILWEILEDRSVWDALEISYEKGYNKAYDIVQEHISKKG